A part of Larkinella insperata genomic DNA contains:
- the treY gene encoding malto-oligosyltrehalose synthase, whose translation MNNPVTTYRIQFHKDFTFKDVEKILPYLEKLGIGALYASPIFESVPGSQHGYDGVNPERVDPEIGTENQLKALSKRLRNQGIGWLQDIVPNHMAFHPHNPWLMDVLEKGPLSRFASFFDTAWTSRLFHGRVLVPFLGAPLEEVIKNRELTVHYQDGRLVFQYYDSVYPLRLRSYPTILQTTDEPAPEAIRQLIDQIRQVQLVEEPEAYGLAMTEFRQQLTALLKNATIKNYIKARLKVINADPQQLQQLADEQVYRLGSYEETGQQINFRRFFTVNSLIGLNIQDETVFASFHRQLKTWLEEGIFTGLRIDHIDGLYNPTQYLERLRELVGEEMYIVVEKILELNEELPVTWPIQGTSGYEYLAQVNNVLTYPAGKDAFTQLYQQLTGDKTPVQRQVLDKKAAILNQHMGGELNNLYRYFLELNLVEENALAILPVDSLQAAIGAFLVYCPVYRYYGNQFPLGQTEATAVQEILDQVRNDKPELKTAINLLEEVFLKKPQEGNETFNQQVAYFYQRCMQVSGPLMAKGVEDTLMYTYNRFIGHNEVGDSPEAFGTDPNEFHRLMQERQQHWPLALNGTSTHDTKRGEDVRARLNALTAQPDLWVKTVQEWQQLNAGLKKNGAPDANDEYFIYQTLVGAYPMPGQDADDFDNRMEQYLEKALREAKVHSDWNSPDTEYEEATKNFVRQLLNPKKPFWKSFQKFHRQVADFGIINSLAQVVLKTTCPGVPDIYQGCELWDFSLVDPDNRRPVDYEKRLQWLDELTAEDAEPDPALLETLWENRYDARIKLWLTHTLLNERKQQPELFAQGQYIPLAVEGRYKDHVLAFARRQRQNWVVVVVPLHLGVMSQQQNKAVTALDWKDTRIVLPPDAPVEWKNVFIKTTGLASDTLAVKELFQTLPLAVLHLQPSLTGRSAGLLLPITSLPSAFGVGDMGPEAWAFADFLSRSRQHYWQILPLNPTEAGTGHSPYSTFSSMAGNILLLSPEVLAQDGLLTPEDLKASKLPVKDKVDYAGAENVRKELLEKAFQTFKSGENAALQEAFRPFCEQENHWLHDFALYMALKDQHQGKAWFQWPEEYRLRQPDALKTFAEQQAEAMEKVKWEQFMFSRQWHRLKTYCNDQAIHLLGDLPFYVSYDSADVWSHPDIFSLDETGKLVSVAGVPPDYFNANGQLWGMPIFRWDRLKERNYDWWIRRIQKNAELYDLVRIDHFRALDEYWEVPADEKTAIKGEWRPGPGNDFFQALEKELGTLALVAEDLGDISESVYELRDAFKLPGMKVIQFAFHKELPQSPHIPHNYTTNFIAYTGTHDNNTTRGWYRQDLGKDIQKKVNQYVGRPVNESNVHLALAQLVYASVAKTVILPVQDVLGLDETARINTPAGTENNWLWRLLPGQLTEAEETRLREWTTLYNRW comes from the coding sequence ATGAACAATCCCGTTACCACGTACCGCATTCAGTTTCATAAAGATTTTACGTTCAAAGACGTTGAAAAAATACTTCCCTACCTGGAAAAGCTAGGCATTGGCGCGCTGTATGCGTCGCCGATTTTTGAATCCGTGCCGGGTAGCCAGCACGGGTATGATGGGGTCAATCCGGAGCGCGTCGATCCGGAGATCGGCACGGAAAACCAACTTAAAGCACTCAGCAAGCGGCTCCGCAACCAGGGAATTGGCTGGCTTCAGGACATTGTTCCAAACCACATGGCGTTTCATCCGCACAATCCCTGGCTGATGGACGTGCTGGAAAAAGGCCCCTTGTCGCGCTTTGCTTCTTTTTTTGATACCGCTTGGACGAGTCGGCTTTTTCACGGTCGGGTGCTGGTCCCGTTTCTGGGCGCTCCGCTGGAGGAAGTCATAAAAAACCGGGAACTTACCGTCCATTACCAGGACGGTCGGCTGGTCTTTCAGTACTACGATTCCGTCTACCCCCTGCGGTTACGTTCCTACCCGACCATCCTGCAAACCACGGATGAACCGGCCCCCGAAGCCATCAGGCAACTGATTGATCAGATCCGGCAGGTGCAGCTCGTGGAAGAACCGGAAGCATACGGTTTGGCGATGACTGAATTCCGCCAGCAGCTTACGGCCCTGCTAAAAAACGCGACGATTAAAAATTATATCAAAGCCCGGCTGAAAGTCATTAATGCAGACCCGCAGCAACTCCAGCAGCTGGCCGATGAGCAGGTGTACCGGCTGGGGTCGTACGAAGAAACCGGGCAGCAAATCAATTTCCGGCGCTTTTTTACGGTCAACAGCCTCATTGGCCTGAACATTCAGGATGAAACGGTTTTCGCATCTTTTCACCGGCAATTGAAAACCTGGCTGGAAGAAGGAATTTTTACCGGTTTGCGAATCGACCACATCGACGGTCTGTACAACCCCACCCAGTACCTCGAACGGCTGCGGGAACTGGTCGGGGAAGAGATGTACATCGTCGTTGAAAAAATTCTGGAACTGAACGAAGAACTCCCCGTTACCTGGCCCATTCAAGGCACTTCCGGCTACGAGTATCTGGCGCAGGTCAACAACGTGCTGACCTACCCGGCCGGCAAGGACGCCTTTACCCAGTTGTATCAACAACTCACCGGCGACAAAACGCCCGTTCAGCGGCAGGTTCTGGACAAAAAAGCCGCCATTCTCAATCAGCACATGGGGGGCGAGCTGAATAACCTGTACCGGTATTTTCTGGAATTGAATCTGGTGGAGGAAAATGCACTGGCGATCCTGCCGGTTGACAGCCTGCAGGCGGCTATCGGCGCGTTTCTGGTTTATTGCCCCGTGTACCGGTACTACGGCAACCAGTTTCCGCTGGGTCAAACCGAGGCCACGGCCGTTCAGGAAATTCTGGATCAGGTCCGGAACGATAAACCCGAACTGAAAACCGCCATTAACCTGCTGGAAGAAGTGTTCCTGAAAAAGCCGCAGGAAGGAAACGAAACGTTTAATCAGCAGGTGGCCTATTTCTACCAGCGCTGCATGCAGGTGTCGGGGCCGCTGATGGCGAAAGGCGTCGAAGACACGCTGATGTATACCTACAACCGGTTTATTGGGCACAACGAAGTTGGCGATTCACCGGAGGCTTTCGGGACCGACCCCAACGAGTTTCACCGGCTCATGCAGGAACGCCAGCAGCACTGGCCCCTGGCCTTGAACGGTACTTCGACCCACGACACCAAACGCGGGGAGGACGTTCGGGCGCGGCTCAACGCCCTGACCGCCCAACCCGATCTGTGGGTTAAAACCGTACAGGAATGGCAGCAGCTCAACGCCGGTTTGAAAAAGAACGGAGCGCCCGACGCCAACGACGAATATTTTATCTACCAGACGCTGGTGGGGGCTTATCCAATGCCCGGTCAGGATGCCGATGATTTCGACAACCGGATGGAGCAGTACCTGGAGAAAGCCCTGCGGGAGGCCAAGGTGCATTCCGACTGGAATTCGCCCGATACGGAGTATGAGGAAGCGACGAAAAACTTTGTTCGGCAGTTGCTGAACCCCAAAAAACCGTTCTGGAAAAGCTTCCAGAAATTCCACCGGCAGGTGGCCGATTTTGGCATCATCAATTCGCTGGCTCAGGTTGTCCTCAAAACCACCTGTCCCGGGGTTCCCGACATTTATCAGGGCTGCGAACTGTGGGATTTCAGCCTCGTCGACCCGGACAACCGCCGACCCGTCGACTACGAAAAACGCCTGCAATGGCTGGACGAGCTTACTGCGGAAGACGCCGAACCCGACCCCGCGTTGCTGGAAACCCTCTGGGAAAACCGGTACGATGCCCGCATCAAACTCTGGCTGACCCACACGCTGCTGAACGAACGGAAACAACAACCCGAGCTTTTTGCGCAGGGTCAATACATCCCGCTAGCCGTGGAGGGCCGTTACAAAGACCACGTACTGGCGTTTGCGCGTCGGCAACGGCAAAATTGGGTGGTGGTGGTCGTGCCGCTTCACCTGGGCGTTATGAGCCAGCAGCAAAACAAAGCCGTGACGGCTCTGGACTGGAAAGATACCCGCATTGTGCTACCGCCGGATGCACCCGTCGAGTGGAAAAACGTCTTTATCAAAACCACCGGCCTGGCTTCCGACACCCTGGCGGTTAAGGAGTTGTTCCAGACTCTGCCGTTGGCGGTTTTGCACCTCCAGCCGAGCCTGACCGGCCGCAGTGCGGGTCTGTTGCTGCCCATTACCTCCCTGCCGTCGGCCTTTGGCGTGGGTGATATGGGACCGGAAGCCTGGGCGTTTGCCGACTTTCTCAGCCGCAGCCGTCAGCATTACTGGCAAATTCTGCCGCTCAACCCGACCGAAGCGGGCACGGGCCACTCGCCTTACAGCACTTTCTCCAGCATGGCCGGAAACATCCTCCTGCTGAGTCCGGAAGTCTTGGCGCAGGACGGTCTGCTAACGCCGGAAGATTTGAAAGCCAGCAAGCTACCCGTCAAGGATAAAGTGGATTATGCGGGCGCCGAAAACGTTCGGAAAGAATTGCTGGAAAAAGCTTTTCAAACCTTCAAAAGCGGGGAGAATGCTGCTTTGCAGGAAGCCTTCCGGCCGTTTTGTGAACAGGAAAACCACTGGCTCCACGACTTTGCGCTTTACATGGCGCTCAAAGATCAGCACCAGGGGAAGGCCTGGTTTCAGTGGCCGGAAGAATACCGTCTGCGGCAACCCGATGCGTTGAAAACCTTTGCCGAGCAACAGGCCGAAGCGATGGAAAAAGTGAAGTGGGAACAGTTTATGTTTTCGCGCCAGTGGCACCGGCTCAAAACCTACTGCAACGACCAGGCCATTCACCTGCTGGGCGACCTGCCGTTTTACGTAAGCTACGATTCAGCCGATGTCTGGTCGCACCCAGATATTTTCAGTCTGGATGAAACAGGCAAACTGGTATCGGTGGCCGGTGTGCCGCCCGATTATTTCAACGCCAACGGTCAGCTTTGGGGAATGCCCATTTTCCGCTGGGATCGGCTTAAAGAACGCAATTACGACTGGTGGATCCGGCGGATTCAGAAGAATGCCGAGCTGTACGACCTCGTACGCATCGACCATTTCCGCGCCCTGGATGAATACTGGGAAGTACCGGCGGATGAGAAAACCGCCATTAAGGGCGAGTGGAGACCCGGCCCCGGCAACGATTTCTTCCAGGCGCTGGAAAAAGAACTCGGTACGCTCGCGCTGGTGGCCGAAGATCTCGGCGATATCAGTGAATCGGTCTACGAACTTCGGGACGCGTTCAAGCTACCGGGCATGAAGGTAATTCAGTTTGCGTTTCACAAGGAATTGCCGCAGTCACCGCACATTCCGCACAACTACACGACAAACTTTATCGCCTACACCGGCACCCACGACAACAACACGACGCGGGGCTGGTACCGTCAGGATTTAGGCAAGGACATCCAGAAGAAAGTAAACCAGTACGTTGGCCGACCCGTCAACGAAAGCAACGTGCACTTGGCCCTGGCGCAGCTCGTTTACGCGTCGGTAGCCAAAACGGTGATCCTGCCGGTGCAGGATGTCCTGGGGCTGGACGAGACGGCCCGGATCAACACCCCGGCGGGCACCGAAAACAACTGGCTCTGGCGCCTGTTGCCGGGCCAGCTCACCGAAGCCGAGGAAACCCGGCTTCGGGAGTGGACCACGCTCTATAACCGTTGGTAA
- a CDS encoding YciE/YciF ferroxidase family protein, with protein MAKSKETTDQGELKELFVDELKDIYWAEKHLTKALTKMAKSATSDQLREAFDTHLAETEKQITRLEQVFEGVGEKASAKKCEAMEGLIKEAEELISDTEDGTLTRDVALISAAQKVEHYEIASYGTLKTLAGVLGYKEAAKLLETTLEEEKKTDSLLTDIAVSSVNEEAKGE; from the coding sequence ATGGCAAAGTCAAAAGAAACGACCGATCAAGGCGAGTTGAAGGAATTATTCGTAGATGAATTGAAAGACATTTATTGGGCCGAGAAACACCTGACCAAGGCGTTGACTAAAATGGCGAAATCAGCAACTTCCGACCAGTTGCGGGAGGCTTTCGACACACATTTGGCCGAAACCGAAAAACAAATCACGCGTCTGGAGCAGGTATTCGAAGGCGTTGGCGAAAAAGCGTCGGCCAAGAAATGCGAAGCCATGGAAGGTCTGATTAAAGAAGCGGAAGAACTCATCAGTGATACCGAGGATGGCACCCTGACGCGGGATGTGGCCCTGATCTCGGCGGCTCAGAAAGTGGAGCATTACGAAATCGCTTCGTACGGTACGCTGAAAACCCTGGCCGGCGTACTGGGCTACAAGGAAGCCGCTAAACTACTGGAAACCACGCTAGAAGAAGAAAAGAAAACCGACTCCCTGCTGACAGATATTGCGGTAAGTTCCGTAAATGAAGAAGCTAAAGGCGAGTAA
- a CDS encoding cysteine hydrolase family protein produces the protein MSEDLHGNVPDSFPVALVIIDMINDLEFPEGEAFLEPATRAAGKIAVLKEKARKQNIPVIYANDNFGRWRSDFTEVVDHCLNDGVRGQPLVELLRPNSDDYFVLKPKHSAFYATTLETLLEYLKAKRLILTGISADVCVLFSASDAYMREFQLYIPSDCVASGSAQHTQETLEYVERVLSADTTPSDQLNLEELCRTGE, from the coding sequence ATGAGTGAGGATTTGCACGGAAATGTTCCCGATTCTTTTCCCGTTGCCCTGGTGATTATTGACATGATCAATGACCTGGAATTTCCGGAAGGGGAAGCCTTTCTGGAACCGGCTACCAGAGCAGCCGGGAAAATCGCCGTTCTGAAAGAAAAAGCCCGTAAACAGAACATTCCGGTTATCTACGCCAACGACAATTTTGGCCGCTGGCGTTCGGATTTTACCGAAGTGGTTGATCACTGCCTGAACGACGGGGTGCGGGGGCAGCCGCTGGTCGAACTGCTTCGCCCGAATTCCGACGATTATTTTGTGCTCAAACCCAAGCATTCGGCCTTCTACGCCACCACGCTGGAAACGCTGCTGGAGTATTTGAAAGCCAAACGTTTAATCCTCACCGGAATCAGTGCGGACGTTTGTGTGCTGTTTTCGGCCAGCGATGCCTACATGCGCGAGTTTCAGTTGTACATCCCGTCGGATTGTGTGGCTTCCGGCTCCGCCCAGCACACCCAGGAAACCCTGGAGTACGTCGAGCGCGTTCTGAGCGCGGATACAACACCGTCCGATCAGCTTAACCTGGAGGAGCTTTGCCGGACCGGGGAGTGA
- a CDS encoding sensor histidine kinase, giving the protein MQSSFFDLFRRVPRLRKQSQWHFLLLFPWFIPIISYWVVGDRYLADWRTFVAATLLNLTIGSACLFSLDQLTQLVVRRYPNIGQTWQRVWRLLLVFMLVTPFFILGGIFLYDTFHLFGYQHNPAATWQILLINLLANLVSVGIDEGVYSLNKWRENTLEKEQLKKVNLQSQYESLKSQVNPHFLFNSLNSLSSLIADEPERAEEFVDEMSKVYRYLLQTNEGELTTLETELGFIQSYFHLLKTRYGAGIRLEIGVSEPFRAYKLPPLTLQMLVENAVKHNVIHSNKPLLIEIKTTQVGRLIVRNNLQRKTGRVASNQVGLSNILAKYRLLAQTDPIVTSDQTYFTVALPLLAPEAP; this is encoded by the coding sequence ATGCAGTCCTCTTTTTTTGATTTGTTTCGTCGTGTACCGCGTCTTCGGAAACAGAGTCAGTGGCACTTTCTGCTGCTGTTTCCCTGGTTTATTCCGATCATTTCCTACTGGGTGGTCGGCGATCGGTATTTGGCGGATTGGCGGACGTTTGTAGCCGCGACCCTGCTGAATCTGACCATTGGCAGCGCCTGTCTGTTCTCCCTCGATCAGCTGACGCAACTCGTTGTTCGGCGGTACCCCAACATCGGCCAGACCTGGCAGCGGGTCTGGCGCCTGCTGCTGGTATTTATGCTGGTTACGCCGTTTTTCATTCTGGGTGGCATTTTCCTGTACGACACCTTCCACCTGTTTGGGTATCAGCACAACCCAGCCGCCACCTGGCAAATCCTGCTAATCAATCTACTGGCCAATCTGGTGTCGGTCGGCATTGATGAGGGCGTTTATTCCCTCAACAAATGGCGGGAAAACACGCTGGAAAAAGAGCAGCTGAAAAAAGTGAATCTGCAAAGCCAGTACGAAAGTCTGAAAAGCCAGGTAAACCCGCATTTTCTGTTCAACAGCCTCAATTCGCTCTCTTCGCTGATTGCCGACGAACCCGAGCGGGCCGAAGAATTTGTGGATGAAATGTCGAAAGTCTACCGGTATTTACTCCAGACCAACGAGGGCGAACTGACCACGCTGGAAACCGAGCTGGGCTTCATTCAGTCGTATTTTCACCTGCTCAAAACCCGCTACGGCGCGGGCATCCGGCTGGAAATCGGAGTTTCCGAACCGTTCAGGGCCTACAAACTCCCCCCGCTGACCTTGCAGATGCTGGTCGAAAATGCCGTCAAGCACAACGTCATCCACAGCAACAAACCGCTGCTGATCGAAATCAAAACCACGCAGGTCGGGCGGCTGATCGTCCGCAACAACCTCCAGCGCAAAACCGGGCGCGTAGCCTCCAATCAGGTGGGGCTGTCGAATATTCTGGCCAAATACCGTCTCCTGGCCCAAACCGACCCCATCGTCACCTCCGATCAAACGTATTTCACGGTAGCCCTGCCGCTCCTGGCCCCCGAGGCTCCCTGA
- a CDS encoding sensor histidine kinase — protein sequence MIQKVYRRSTAFFSRWELWYHILMMPILFPVGNYFFLGPNYFQDGRVFLLGTAVIFFLYWLSVITLTLAVRWVLRRFPGVERATRRTLVMLVLVGGLTVGLAVLDLFTYSLFPSLGVTLDWQTVRPILVLGLVFDLCFCVALNVFYTYRQWHLDQTENEQLRQATLQHQLDTLKLKINPHFLFNSLTSLSSLIGEDQQRAEQFVDQLSKVYRYLLQSNTRELVSLQTELEFMANYVDLLQTRYGSGLRIDHSTDATLLDHLLPPLSLQTLIDNAIKHNIMSASRPLFITIQTTQDRRLLIRNNLQRKTVKMDLSQAKLTNLLAKFRQLTPEEVRVQETDTHFEVSLPLLVSQPARP from the coding sequence ATGATTCAAAAGGTTTACCGGCGCTCAACCGCATTTTTCTCCCGCTGGGAACTTTGGTATCACATTCTGATGATGCCGATCCTGTTTCCCGTCGGCAACTACTTTTTCCTTGGCCCCAACTACTTTCAAGACGGGCGGGTATTCCTCCTCGGTACCGCGGTTATTTTTTTCCTTTACTGGCTATCGGTGATTACCCTGACGCTGGCCGTACGCTGGGTCCTTCGCCGGTTTCCCGGGGTTGAGCGGGCCACCCGGCGCACCCTCGTCATGCTGGTGCTGGTGGGTGGGCTTACCGTTGGCCTGGCGGTGCTGGATTTGTTTACCTACAGCCTCTTCCCCAGTCTGGGCGTTACGCTGGACTGGCAGACGGTCCGCCCCATTCTGGTCCTGGGACTGGTGTTTGACCTCTGCTTCTGCGTAGCGCTGAATGTGTTTTATACCTACCGGCAGTGGCACCTCGACCAAACCGAAAATGAACAGCTTCGGCAGGCCACTCTCCAGCACCAGCTCGATACGCTGAAGCTGAAAATTAATCCCCACTTTCTCTTCAACAGCCTGACTTCGCTCTCCTCGCTCATCGGCGAAGATCAGCAGCGGGCCGAACAGTTTGTCGACCAGCTTTCTAAAGTATACCGGTACTTGCTTCAGTCCAATACCCGCGAGCTGGTTAGCCTGCAAACGGAACTGGAATTCATGGCCAATTACGTCGATCTGTTGCAAACCCGTTATGGCTCCGGTCTGCGCATTGATCACTCTACCGATGCTACGTTGCTGGATCATCTGTTACCGCCTTTGAGCCTCCAGACTCTGATTGATAACGCTATCAAACACAACATCATGAGCGCCAGCCGGCCGCTGTTCATCACAATCCAAACCACGCAGGACCGGCGTTTACTAATTCGGAATAATTTGCAGCGAAAAACCGTCAAAATGGACCTCTCCCAGGCCAAACTAACCAATTTGCTGGCCAAGTTCCGGCAGCTCACACCGGAAGAAGTGCGCGTGCAGGAAACCGACACGCATTTCGAGGTTTCGCTGCCCTTGCTGGTTTCGCAACCCGCCCGGCCGTGA
- a CDS encoding SDR family NAD(P)-dependent oxidoreductase: protein MTFQSQTAIVTGAGIGIGFAIARDLARQGASVLLNDLDETLAHRAAATIRQEGGTCLAYPGDVSDVSFIESMVEKAVAEFGKLTIAVANAGITIFGDFFDYQPANFQQVVNLNLRGSFFLTQLAARQMRVQQEGGSVLLMSSVTGHQAHPGLAAYGMTKAALEMLAKNLVLELSPYGININAVAPGATQTERTLDDPTYVPIWSRITPMGRPATVDDISNAALFLVSPQSRHITGQSLVVDGGWTAVSPPPVAGE, encoded by the coding sequence ATGACCTTTCAATCCCAGACTGCAATTGTTACCGGCGCGGGTATTGGCATTGGCTTTGCCATTGCCCGCGATCTGGCCCGCCAGGGGGCTTCTGTTTTACTCAATGACCTCGACGAGACCCTCGCCCACCGGGCAGCCGCCACCATCCGGCAGGAGGGAGGAACGTGTCTGGCTTATCCGGGTGATGTTTCCGATGTCAGTTTCATTGAATCGATGGTCGAAAAAGCCGTTGCCGAATTTGGCAAACTGACCATCGCGGTCGCCAACGCCGGCATCACCATTTTTGGCGATTTTTTTGATTACCAGCCCGCTAATTTCCAGCAGGTGGTCAACCTGAACCTGAGGGGAAGCTTCTTTCTGACCCAACTGGCCGCCCGTCAGATGCGGGTGCAGCAGGAGGGAGGCAGTGTGTTGCTAATGTCGTCGGTAACGGGGCATCAGGCTCATCCCGGCCTGGCCGCTTACGGCATGACCAAAGCCGCGCTGGAAATGCTGGCCAAAAACCTGGTGCTGGAACTGTCGCCCTACGGCATCAACATCAATGCCGTGGCACCGGGGGCAACGCAGACAGAGCGTACCCTGGATGACCCGACGTACGTGCCGATCTGGTCGCGCATTACGCCGATGGGCCGCCCCGCGACGGTCGATGATATTTCCAACGCGGCCCTGTTTCTGGTCTCTCCCCAATCCCGTCACATCACCGGGCAGAGTCTGGTGGTCGACGGCGGCTGGACGGCGGTAAGCCCCCCACCCGTTGCGGGTGAGTAA
- a CDS encoding EamA family transporter, with protein sequence MNTVLLKKIQSPRLTLWMALASVYTLWGSTYLFIHFMTERMPPLYMASLRLSTAGLILYLYARLSGLPAPTLKQWTSAGLIGVLLLTIANGCMSVALQYVPTSIAALLAATVPLFIILFNWISFGHIRPTNLSLAGLLVGLLGVSLLVQPTGTGVTSTANTWLGIGLIMVANISWAVGTLLSGKLSLPSQLISSAVQMLVGGLVLFLFSMLTENVTPTSIGDAPVKAIGSLIYLIIFGSIIGFSSFAWLARNASPQLVSTYAYVNPVVAMLLGWAFAGEALTSSSILAALIILTGVVLITLGRK encoded by the coding sequence ATGAATACCGTCCTTCTTAAGAAAATTCAGTCACCCCGGTTAACGCTTTGGATGGCCTTGGCCTCCGTGTATACCTTGTGGGGATCAACCTATCTATTCATCCACTTCATGACCGAACGGATGCCCCCGCTTTATATGGCGTCCCTGCGGCTCAGCACGGCGGGACTCATTCTGTACCTGTACGCCCGGCTTTCCGGTCTGCCCGCTCCCACGCTGAAGCAATGGACGTCGGCGGGTCTGATTGGCGTACTGCTGCTGACCATCGCCAACGGGTGTATGTCGGTGGCCCTGCAATACGTTCCTACGAGCATTGCCGCGCTGCTGGCGGCAACGGTTCCCCTCTTCATCATTCTGTTTAACTGGATCAGTTTTGGCCATATCCGGCCCACCAACCTATCACTGGCGGGGCTGCTGGTGGGTCTGCTGGGCGTTTCGTTGCTGGTGCAACCGACGGGTACGGGCGTTACATCCACCGCCAACACCTGGCTGGGCATTGGCCTGATCATGGTCGCCAACATCTCCTGGGCGGTTGGTACGCTGCTTTCGGGAAAACTGAGCCTGCCTTCTCAATTAATTTCCAGTGCCGTTCAGATGCTGGTAGGTGGTCTGGTGCTTTTTCTGTTCAGCATGTTGACGGAAAACGTGACTCCCACGAGCATTGGCGATGCGCCCGTAAAGGCCATCGGTTCGCTGATCTATCTGATCATCTTCGGCTCCATCATCGGCTTTTCGTCTTTTGCCTGGCTGGCCCGCAACGCTTCTCCGCAACTGGTTTCCACCTACGCGTATGTCAATCCCGTTGTTGCTATGCTGCTGGGCTGGGCATTTGCCGGTGAGGCCCTGACGAGTTCTTCGATTCTGGCCGCCCTGATTATTCTCACGGGTGTCGTGCTGATCACGCTGGGCCGGAAGTAG
- a CDS encoding CsbD family protein, which translates to MNETTIKGGWNELKGKIKQAYGDLTDDDLTYEEGKEDEMWGKLQQKTGKTKDEINKTIADL; encoded by the coding sequence ATGAACGAGACGACCATAAAAGGTGGCTGGAATGAGCTAAAAGGCAAAATCAAACAAGCCTATGGTGATTTGACCGACGACGATCTGACGTACGAAGAAGGTAAAGAAGACGAAATGTGGGGCAAACTCCAGCAGAAAACTGGTAAAACGAAAGACGAAATCAATAAGACTATTGCCGATTTGTAA
- a CDS encoding DUF2147 domain-containing protein, translated as MKPLRWLALLLLTTSILTAFKPTPQYSSDAVLGTWLNGTKQGRIQIYKKGDKYFGKLVWLKEPTDPATGKPRTDRRNSETNLRSRPLVGLDVMQDFSFDGGRVWENGLIYNPEDGKEYNCKLTLKNPNTLDVRGYVGISLLGKTQTWTRIE; from the coding sequence ATGAAACCGTTACGTTGGCTTGCCCTATTACTTCTGACCACCAGCATTTTAACTGCTTTTAAACCCACTCCTCAGTATAGTTCGGACGCCGTTTTGGGTACCTGGCTCAACGGAACCAAGCAGGGGCGCATTCAGATCTACAAAAAAGGGGATAAATATTTTGGCAAACTGGTCTGGCTGAAAGAGCCCACCGACCCGGCCACCGGCAAACCCCGTACCGACCGGCGAAACAGCGAAACCAACCTGCGTTCCCGGCCTTTGGTCGGCCTGGACGTTATGCAGGATTTTAGTTTCGACGGCGGCCGCGTCTGGGAAAATGGCCTGATTTATAATCCGGAGGATGGGAAAGAATACAACTGTAAGCTAACCCTGAAAAATCCTAACACACTCGACGTTCGGGGCTATGTAGGCATTTCGTTGCTCGGTAAAACGCAAACCTGGACTCGAATTGAATAG
- a CDS encoding acyl-CoA thioesterase, whose amino-acid sequence MIKLDPTRTYPHETESRTIVRFQDCDPLQHLNNAKYLDYYFNAREDQVATQYNFSPLQLFREYKTSWVVYQHQIAYVRPAMVSEWIRIVSRIIHYDEDTMITEYYMTDDSRRQLKNVLWMTSKYVSVVTGKRIPHNPEVMAFLDAICMKNVDFHNLNFNDRIRQIKEQLAQDGSEGVND is encoded by the coding sequence ATGATCAAACTTGACCCAACCCGCACCTATCCGCACGAAACCGAGTCGCGGACCATCGTCCGGTTTCAGGACTGCGACCCGTTACAGCACCTGAACAACGCGAAATACCTCGACTACTATTTCAACGCCCGCGAAGATCAGGTGGCTACTCAATATAACTTCAGTCCGCTGCAGTTGTTTCGCGAATACAAAACCAGTTGGGTGGTTTATCAACACCAGATTGCTTACGTGCGCCCGGCCATGGTGAGTGAGTGGATTCGGATTGTCTCCCGCATCATCCATTACGACGAGGACACAATGATCACGGAGTATTATATGACTGACGACTCGCGCAGGCAATTGAAAAATGTCTTGTGGATGACTTCAAAGTACGTTAGCGTTGTCACCGGCAAGCGCATTCCGCATAACCCGGAAGTGATGGCCTTTCTCGACGCCATCTGCATGAAGAATGTCGATTTTCACAACCTCAATTTCAATGACCGAATCCGGCAGATCAAGGAGCAACTGGCGCAGGACGGCAGTGAAGGCGTAAACGACTGA